The following proteins are encoded in a genomic region of Nicotiana sylvestris chromosome 4, ASM39365v2, whole genome shotgun sequence:
- the LOC104241716 gene encoding 16 kDa phloem protein 1-like, which produces MSTIFGTMEVNLVNARGLKNNEFLGGGIDPYVLIQYRGQERKSTTATGQGSKPEWNERFTFRVEYPSADKQYKLILKLMDHDSFSSDDSLGEATIYLKELIELGLENGRAEIHPRKYSVVGSDQSYCGEIQVGLTFTPKKAAAEEEYGGWKESA; this is translated from the exons ATGTCGACCATCTTTGGAACAATGGAGGTCAATCTTGTCAACGCTCGCGGTCTCAAAAACAACGAATTCTTGG GTGGTGGAATAGATCCGTATGTTTTGATTCAATATAGAGGTCAAGAACGCAAGAGCACTACTGCAACAG GTCAAGGCAGTAAACCAGAATGGAATGAGAGGTTTACTTTCAGGGTAGAGTATCCCTCTGCAGATAAGCAATACAAGCTTATACTTAAGCTCATGGATCATGATTCCTTTTCCTCAGATGACTCTCTTGGCGAAGCGAC tatttatttgaaggaattGATTGAATTGGGATTGGAGAATGGAAGAGCTGAAATTCATCCTCGCAAATATAGTGTGGTGGGCAGTGATCAATCTTACTGTGGGGAAATTCAAGTTGGCCTCACTTTCACCCCTAAG AAGGCAGCTGCAGAAGAAGAATATGGTGGATGGAAGGAGAGTGCATGA